Proteins encoded by one window of Salmonirosea aquatica:
- a CDS encoding tetratricopeptide repeat protein: MSKKNTANSGLEIIESPEALAGQINKAETFFRRNQKIIIGVGVAIVVAVAAFAGYRLYIDSQESSAQVALSNAVYDFEADSLRRALNGSGGNEGLLAIADGYTGTDAANLADLYAGIALMKQGQFDQAIERLKAFSSSDLLMQGRADALLGDAYMEKNQPAEAVSYYKKAADYKSNEFFTPIYLMKLGIAQEKANQPKDALASYNKIIEEYPLSAEVTNAKKYKGLLEGQVGE, from the coding sequence ATGAGCAAGAAAAACACGGCCAATTCCGGGCTGGAAATCATTGAAAGTCCGGAAGCGCTGGCGGGGCAGATTAACAAGGCGGAAACTTTCTTCCGCCGGAACCAGAAGATAATTATTGGTGTAGGCGTAGCTATCGTGGTAGCGGTGGCGGCCTTCGCAGGGTACCGCCTGTATATCGACAGTCAGGAAAGCAGCGCCCAGGTAGCCCTTTCCAATGCGGTGTATGACTTTGAAGCGGATTCATTGCGCCGGGCTCTCAACGGGAGCGGTGGAAATGAAGGCTTGCTGGCGATTGCCGATGGGTACACCGGAACAGACGCCGCCAATCTGGCTGACTTGTACGCAGGTATTGCTCTGATGAAACAGGGGCAGTTCGATCAGGCCATCGAGCGCCTGAAAGCCTTCTCTTCGTCGGATTTATTGATGCAGGGCCGCGCCGATGCGCTTCTGGGCGATGCCTACATGGAAAAAAATCAGCCTGCCGAAGCCGTAAGTTACTATAAAAAAGCCGCGGACTATAAATCGAATGAGTTCTTCACGCCTATCTACCTCATGAAGTTGGGCATAGCGCAGGAGAAGGCTAATCAACCGAAGGACGCGTTGGCTTCTTACAATAAGATTATCGAAGAGTACCCCCTTTCGGCGGAAGTAACCAACGCCAAAAAATACAAGGGGCTTCTGGAAGGGCAAGTCGGCGAGTAA
- the ribH gene encoding 6,7-dimethyl-8-ribityllumazine synthase yields the protein MSSTDKNLSEFSTNDLPDISGRTFAIVVAEWNHEVTEKLFDGAYQTLVDYGAKPENIIRANVPGSYELSFGAQVFARKQNVDAVIALGCVIQGETKHNDYINHAVAQGLTQVSLECHKPVVFGVLTPNTQEQALDRAGGKHGNKGDEAAMTAIKMLKLV from the coding sequence ATGTCAAGTACCGACAAAAACCTCAGTGAATTTTCTACCAATGATCTACCCGACATCAGCGGACGTACCTTTGCCATTGTCGTGGCTGAGTGGAACCATGAAGTGACGGAAAAGCTCTTTGATGGAGCCTACCAAACATTAGTGGATTACGGAGCAAAGCCCGAAAATATCATCCGTGCCAACGTTCCGGGTAGCTATGAATTGAGTTTTGGTGCCCAGGTATTTGCCCGCAAGCAAAACGTGGATGCCGTGATTGCCCTGGGCTGCGTAATTCAGGGAGAAACCAAGCACAACGACTATATCAACCATGCCGTGGCGCAGGGGCTGACGCAGGTGAGCCTGGAATGCCACAAGCCGGTTGTTTTCGGGGTACTCACGCCCAACACCCAGGAGCAGGCCTTGGACCGGGCGGGCGGCAAACATGGAAATAAGGGGGATGAAGCGGCCATGACGGCCATCAAGATGTTAAAATTAGTGTAG
- a CDS encoding CBU_0592 family membrane protein, with protein MDEKFWYDAIGWIGSILIVAAYALSISGRLRSDAPFYLWGNILGSFSLVLNTLYVGAYPSAAVNIIWVVIGLWGIARNRRKVFS; from the coding sequence ATGGACGAAAAATTCTGGTACGACGCCATTGGATGGATTGGATCAATACTGATCGTGGCCGCCTATGCCCTCAGCATCAGCGGACGTTTGCGGTCGGATGCTCCTTTCTACTTATGGGGCAATATTCTGGGCAGTTTTAGTTTGGTGCTCAATACCTTGTATGTAGGTGCCTATCCGTCGGCGGCTGTCAATATAATCTGGGTGGTAATTGGCCTGTGGGGCATTGCCAGAAACCGCAGGAAGGTTTTTTCCTAA
- a CDS encoding aspartate kinase, protein MQVWKFGGTSVGKPERMHSIRQLITSTDSRKIVVLSALSGTTNALLSIGESAKANQDAEAVEKIKALRDHYDTFIQELYSTEAGLAQGKEIVEKEFSFIRSLVNIKPFTSKQDKELVAEGELLSTQMFEAYLAEQGENSILLPALEFMRIDAEGEPELAVIEERLTTILGQHPERQLIITQGFICRNPRGEVDNLKRGGSDYTASLIGGAIRAEEIQIWTDIDGMHNNDPRIVKRTFPIRQLTFEEAAELAYFGAKILHPSTITPAKMRGVPVRLKNTMQPDAPGTLIATSSTDREIKAIAAKDNITAIYVHSTRMLNAYGFLRRVFEIFEKYKTPVDMVTTSEVSVSVTIDNSEHLDAITAELREIADLEEHDRDQTIVCIVGNFSADKEGVAIKVLDALKNIPLRMISYGASEHNLSILIHSSLKEQALNALNERLFYYEDAMKDIFTAP, encoded by the coding sequence ATGCAAGTCTGGAAATTTGGTGGTACCTCGGTCGGAAAACCCGAGCGCATGCATTCTATTCGCCAACTGATTACATCTACCGATTCGCGCAAAATCGTGGTGCTTTCGGCGCTGTCCGGTACGACCAACGCCCTGCTTTCCATTGGTGAATCGGCAAAAGCCAACCAGGACGCCGAAGCGGTGGAGAAAATCAAGGCGCTGCGGGATCATTACGACACCTTCATTCAGGAACTTTACTCGACCGAAGCAGGGCTGGCGCAGGGAAAAGAAATCGTAGAAAAGGAATTTTCGTTCATCCGGTCTTTGGTCAATATCAAACCCTTCACCAGCAAGCAAGATAAGGAGCTGGTGGCTGAGGGCGAATTGCTCAGTACGCAGATGTTCGAGGCCTATCTGGCCGAGCAGGGTGAGAATTCCATCCTGCTGCCCGCTCTGGAATTCATGCGCATCGATGCCGAAGGCGAACCCGAGTTGGCGGTAATAGAAGAACGACTGACTACGATTCTGGGACAACATCCCGAAAGGCAACTGATTATCACCCAGGGATTCATCTGTCGCAATCCACGTGGCGAGGTAGACAACCTTAAGCGGGGCGGGTCGGACTATACGGCTTCGCTGATCGGCGGTGCCATTCGGGCTGAGGAAATACAGATTTGGACGGATATTGACGGGATGCACAACAATGATCCCCGCATCGTCAAACGTACCTTCCCAATCCGGCAGTTGACGTTTGAGGAAGCAGCGGAGCTGGCGTACTTTGGGGCCAAGATCCTGCACCCCAGCACCATCACGCCTGCCAAAATGCGCGGGGTACCTGTGCGTCTGAAAAACACCATGCAGCCTGATGCGCCGGGTACCCTAATCGCCACCAGTAGTACCGACCGCGAGATCAAGGCCATTGCGGCCAAGGACAACATCACGGCTATTTACGTACACTCGACGCGTATGCTGAATGCCTACGGTTTTTTACGACGTGTGTTCGAAATTTTTGAAAAATACAAAACGCCGGTGGACATGGTGACCACGTCTGAAGTTTCGGTTTCGGTGACGATTGATAACAGCGAACACCTGGATGCCATTACCGCCGAACTGCGGGAGATCGCCGACCTGGAAGAGCACGACCGCGACCAAACCATCGTGTGCATCGTGGGTAATTTCAGTGCCGATAAGGAGGGCGTGGCTATCAAGGTACTGGATGCCTTGAAAAATATTCCGTTGCGGATGATTTCCTACGGTGCCTCGGAACATAACCTTTCGATTCTGATTCATTCCAGTTTGAAAGAACAAGCCTTGAATGCCCTGAACGAGCGATTGTTTTATTATGAGGATGCTATGAAGGATATTTTTACGGCTCCCTGA